CTGCAATCGCATGCGTTGCATATTCAAGTAAAAAGCGATCGTTGATTGAATCTGAATAAGCCCAAGACTCAGACACGCTACGACCTTCCAACCAACCATCTAGACGTGCAAGTTTGCCTTTTTGGTAACATGCCAAACCAGCAACTTTACCCGTATATTTTCCATCAGCAACTTCAGCATTGGTTGCCAAAATTTCTGTAATTCCAAATTCACGGAAAATCGGCGCAGTAATAAAATCACTTGTTGCCGTAATACCCACAATCGTATGTCCTAAGTCCTGATGTTTTTTGATTGCATCAAAACCTTTAGGACGCATTTGTGGGCGAATCACTTTTTGCATAAACAACTGGTGAAGTTCAGTTAAGTAATTATTGTCGTGCTTTGTTAAAAATCCAAAGACAAATTCGTTATAAGCATATGGGTCAAGTTGCCCTGCTTTGTAATCTTCATAAAATTTATCATTCATCTGACGATGATGAACCGGATCAACCAAACCTTCATTGACTAAAAATTCACCCCACGAGTGGTCTGAATCGGTATTTAACAAGGTATGGTCTAAATCAAACAACGCCAGTTTCATGAAAATTCTCGTTTAAACTGAAATTTAAGAAAAAAAATGTAAATCTATCTCCGCTAGTCGATAGAAATTCGTTAAGATCGTAGCAATTTAAACATTTTACTTTGATCTTTTCGAGCTGGACATAAAAAAGTGTTTGTCCCCGCGATTAAAGTCAACGATATAGACAATATTTAGGTAGCCAAATGATCGATTCAGAAGGTTTCCGACCGAATGTCGGGATCATTTTGGCAAACGATGATGGACAGGTTTTATGGGCAAAGCGCATTGGTCACAATGCTTGGCAATTTCCACAAGGAGGCATTCAGTTTGGAGAAACTCCTGAACAGGCACTTTTTCGAGAACTGAGAGAAGAAATCGGCTTATTGCCCGAACATGTCCAGATCATTGCGCAAACCAAAGGATGGCTGCGTTATCGTTTGCCACATCGGTACATTCGGTCAGACTCTGACCCCGTATGTATCGGACAGAAACAAAAATGGTTTTTACTGAAATTAACTGCGCATGCAAAAAATATTCAGTTAAACCTCTCCGACCCGCCCGAATTCGATGAATGGCAGTGGGTTAGCTATTGGTATCCCCTTGGACAAGTGGTGAACTTCAAGCGTGATGTTTATCGCAAAGCCATGGTGGAGTTGTGTACACAGTTGCCGATGCAACAATTACCCTAAAAATCATTTATCTAGCAAATGATTTTTATTAAAAGTGCTGTTATAAATACATTCATAGTCTAAAAAAATACTGGAGTATACATCCATGTCAAACATGCAACTCGACACTTTACGGCGCATTGTCCAAGAGGTTAATGCGTCCGTCAGTTTGCATGAATCATTAGACACCATGGTCAATCAGGTTGCTGAAGCCATGAAAGTGGATGTTTGCTCTATTTATTTACTCGATGAACGCAATCAGCGCTATGTATTGATGGCCTCTAAAGGCTTAAACCCAGAATCTGTAGGTCATGTTTCGCTGCAACTCGGTGAAGGCTTAGTCGGTCTGGTCGGGCAGCGTGAAGAAATTGTTAACCTTGACAATGCACCAAAACATGAGCGTTTCATGTATTTACCTGAAACAGGTGAAGAAATTTACAACTCATTCCTTGGCGTACCTGTCATGTATCGTCGTAAGGTTATGGGTGTTTTGGTTGTACAAAACAAACTTCCTCAAGATTTTAGTGAAGCTGCGGAGTCATTTTTAGTTACTCTGTGTGCTCAGCTTTCTGGTGTTATTGCCCACGCTCACGCAGTTGGAAATATTGACGTATTTCGTAAACCAAGCAATGGCCCTGCCTATAAAACCTTTCAAGGTGCTTCAGGTGCGGGCGGTGTTGCTTTAGGTCGCGCTATTATTTTATATCCACCTGCCGATTTAGCTTCAGTACCTGACCGCGAAGCGGAAGATATTAGTCATGAACTTCGACTTCTAGATCAAGCCATTTCATCAGTTCGTTTAGAGATTCGTTCTTTAGATGAAAAAATGCATGATTCTTTAATGGCTGAAGAACGCGCTTTATTTAGTGTTTTCTTAAGAATGCTAGATGAAAATGCATTGCCAGCCGAAATTAAGGAACTTATTCGTGACGGGCATTGGGCACAAGGTGCAGTACGCCGCGTAATAGAAAAGCACTCGGCCCTATTTGCGCAAATGGAAGATGACTATCTTCGTGAGCGAGTTTCTGATCTTAAAGATTTAGGCCGACGTATTTTAGCCTTTTTGCAAGAAGAAGACTCTAGCCACCGTGAGCTGAGCCCAGACAGTATTTTAATTGGTGAAGAAATCAGTACTGCGGCACTCGTAGAGCTGCCGGTAGACAATATTGCAGCAATTGTAACTTCAGAAGGTGCAGCCAACTCACATATGGTGATTGTGGCCCGTGCATTAGGTATTCCAACCGTAGTTGGTGTAACCGAACTGCCTGTTAATACACTTGATGATGCAGAAATGATTGTGGATGCTTATCAAGGCCGCGTTTTTGTCAATCCTCCACGTCGTTTACGCCAACGTTATAAAGAAATTCAAAAAGAAGATGAACAAATCGCAAAAGATCTCAAACAATACGAGACCAAAGAAGCAATTACGCCAGATGGGGTGTCTGTTCAGCTTTATGTGAACACGGGCCTCATGATTGATGTCGTCCGCGGAGTACAACGTGGCGCGCAAGGTGTTGGTCTATATCGAAGTGAAATTCCATTCATGTTACGGGAACGTTTCCCTGGTGAAGAAGAACAACGTGCAATCTATCGTCAACAGTTAAGCCACTTCGCCAATAAACCTGTGGTAATGCGGACTCTGGATATTGGTGCCGATAAAGACTTGCCTTACTTCAGTATTGAAGAAGAAAACTCGGCATTAGGATGGCGTGGTATTCGTTTCACACTCGATCATCCAGAGATTTTTTCATCTCAAATTCGCGCCATGCTTAAAGCCAGTATTGGTTTAAATAATTTGCATATTTTATTGCCAATGGTGACTACAGTAAGTGAAGTCGAAGAAGTACTTTATTTACTTGAGCGTGACTGGATTGCGGTGCAAGAAGAAGAGCAAGTTAAAATTACCAAGCCTAAAATTGGAATTATGGTTGAGGTGCCAAGCGTATTGCTACAAATTGATGAGTTTGCTGAACTCGTCGATTTCTTCTCTGTAGGTTCAAACGACTTAACCCAATATTTACTTGCGGTTGATCGTAATAATCCACATGTGGCAAACGTTTACTCGCATTTCCACCCTTCTATTTTACGTGCTTTAACTCGCCTGGTTAAAGAATGCCATGATCACAAAAAACCAATCAGTATTTGTGGTGAAATGGCCGGTGATCCATTATCGGCAATTTTACTCATGGCGATGGGCTTTAATACGCTTTCGATGAGTTCGAGTAACATTTTGCGAGTACGAAAAGCAATTTGTCATGTACCTATGACAGACGCACAAAAATTACTTGATGATGTTATGAAAATGAATAATCCGCTCATTGTGAAAAGCTGGCTTGAGTATTATTTTAAAACTCACGGCCTAGCCGACATGGTCAAATCAAATCGAATCGTAAATGTTTAATATTTAAAAAAAGGAGAGCAATGCTCTCCTTTTTCTTTCAAATACCTTAATAAAACTAAATATAAATTTCTTTTCACTCTTACATATACCTTACTTTTTTAAACCAAACCTTAATCGGTTTTTTAAATTAATACTGATAATTTAATCCATTTGAAAAATAAAACTTCTACTTCTACTATAGTTAAAGAGCGTTATTAAAAGATCTTAAGTTGTTCCAGCAATTGAAGAGGTAATTCTATGCATCGTTATTTACAAGTTTCATCTTATTTTTCCTCTTGTTTTTTAACCTTCATACAGTAAATTGGAGGAATAACAATTAAAGGAATCTGATGCATTATTAAATAAAAAATAATGAGGCGACATCTGAGTGAAAAGAATTTTTAAACGGTTTCTCTCATCATTTGCTCACCCATTTCTTTATTTGATAAACATGAGTTTTTAAACCAGAAGTCCAGGAAAATGAGCCCTACTACTTTATCAAGAGCTCAATAATTATTACCCAGAGAGAATATAACCATGTCAGACGAATCAAAATGCCCTTTTTCAGGTCATACAAAACCGCAAGTAACGATCGGTGGTGGTACGCCTAGTTTACATTGGTGGCCAAAACAACTACGCGTTGACTTGCTGAATCAACATTCAGAACGTTCTAATCCACTCGGTAAAGATTTTAATTATCGTCAAGAATTTCAAAAACTCGACTACTACACACTCAAAGCTGATATCAAAAATGTATTAACCGATTCTCAAGATTGGTGGCCAGCCGATTGGGGAAATTATACAGGCTTATTTATTCGTTTAGCATGGCATGCTGCCGGCACATATCGTATGGGCGATGGTCGTGGTGGTGCTGGTCGCGGTCAGCAACGTTTTGCACCATTAAATAGTTGGCCTGACAATGCGAGCTTAGATAAAGCACGCCGCCTGCTGTGGCCCGTTAAACAAAAATATGGTCAAAAAATATCGTGGGCAGATTTATTTATTCTTGCCGGTAATATTGCGCTTGAGTCTTCTGGCTTCCGTACCTTTGGTTTTGGTGCAGGTCGTGAAGATGTGTGGGAACCAGACAACGATGTAAACTGGGGCGATGAAAAAGAATGGTTAGCTCACCGAAACTCTGAAGCATTGGAAGGCAGCAATCTCGCTGCAACCGAAATGGGTCTAATTTATGTAAATCCTGAAGGCCCACAAGCCAGTGGTGATCCAAAATCGGCTGCACCGTTTATTCGTGCGACTTTTGGCAACATGGCAATGGATGACGAAGAAATTGTTGCATTGATTGCAGGTGGTCATACTTTAGGTAAAACCCACGGTGCTGCCTCTGCTGACCATGTTCAGGCTGATCCTGAAGGCGGGCCAATTGAACAGATGGGCTTGGGTTGGTCAAATAGCTTTGGTACAGGTGTTGGTAAAGACGCAATCACTTCTGGCTTAGAAGTCATTTGGTCACAAACGCCAACACAATGGAGCAATTACTTCTTTGAAAACTTATTCAAATACGAGTGGGTACAAGAACGTTCACCTGCTGGTGCAATTCAATGGGTAGCAGCCGATGCCGAGGCGATCATCCCAGATCCATTCGATCCATCAATTAAACGTAAACCAACAATGCTTACTACAGATTTGACCTTACGTTTTGATCCTGAGTTTGAAAAAATCTCTCGTCGCTTCCATAACGACCCACAAGCCTTTGCCAATGCTTTTGCCCGTGCATGGTTCAAATTAACTCACCGCGATATGGGTCCAAAAGCACGTTATTTAGGTCCTGAAGTTCCAGCTGAAGATTTAATTTGGCAAGATCCATTACCTGTTGCTAGTGTTGTACCATCAGCTACCAGCATTGCTGATGCAAAAGCAAAAATTGTTGCGCTAGGGCTATCGGCTGGCGAGTTGGTTTCTCTGGGTTGGGCTTCAGCGTCAACTTTCCGTGGTGGAGACAAGCGTGGTGGAGCAAACGGCGCACGTATTGCTTTATCTCCACAACGTGATTGGGAGGTAAACCAAAAAGCAGTTACGACTTTAAGTAAAATTGAAGAAATTAAAGCCTCAACTCAACTGTCATTAGCTGATCTAATTGTGCTAGCAGGTAACATTGGTGTAGAGCAAGCTGCTCAAGCGGCAGGTTTCAACATTAGCGTTCCATTTGCCTCTGGTCGTGTTGATGCATTACAAAGTCAAACTGATGTCGAATCGTTCCAATTGCTCCTCGGCCTTGCTGATGGTTTTAGAAACTGGAAAAAAGACGGAGTCAGCGCAGCAACTGAAGCATTATTAATTGATAAAGCACAACAACTGACTTTGACTGCACCTGAGTTAACCGCATTGATTGGTGGTCTACGCGTACTGGGAACTAACTGGGATGGTTCGCAACACGGCGTATTCTCTCAGCAGGTTGGTGTCCTCAGCACAGACTTCTTTACGAACTTACTCGACATGTCTACTGTATGGGCACCTGTTGATTCAACAAGCGAAGTATTTGAAGGCAAAGACCGCAAAACAGGCACCGTAAAATTTACTGCAACACGCAATGATTTAGTGTTCGGTTCAAACTCAATATTGCGTGCACTAGTAGAGGTTTATGCTCAAGCAGATGGTAAAGAAAAATTTGTTCAAGACTTTGTAGCGGCATGGACTAAAGTCATGAACCTAGATCGTTTTGACTTAGCTTAATTTAAGTCAAAATCATAAAAGCCAGTTCAAATTGAACTGGCTTTTTTTCTTAAATATAAAGTGATGTACTTTTACACAGTCAATTTATGTCCTTCTCGAATGCAATAAAAAGGATTCGCAAGTTTCGATGAAGCTTTAATCGCCTGTCCCAATGCATGTTCAGGATCTTCTCGGTCTTCGTCGGTCAACTGGAAAGTTCGATAATGAATCGCAAGAGAACGATGAGCTTGTAAATCTAAATGCGCATGCACAGCATCTTGAGGGTTCATATGAACATAACTCATTAACTTGCGAGGTTCATAAGCTCCGATTGGAAGCAATGCAACACGTGGTGCGCCATAACGCGTATGGATTTGCTTAAAATGCCCCGCATAACCCGTATCACCAGCAAAAAAACAATGGCCTGTTTTAGCTACAACCGAAAAGCCGCCCCAGAGCGCTTTATTCTGGTCGCGTAGACCGCGACCGGAGCCATGCTGTGCAGGTGTATAGATTATTCTTAATTCGTGATATGGAATTTCTTGCCACCAATCCATCTCGATCACATGAAACTCTTTGGGTAAATAAAAGCCATTCCCGAGTCCAGTGTAAATCGGCATTGCAAATTTCTTATGCAGCCACTCAAGCGTAGCCAAATCCATGTGATCATAATGATTATGGCTGAGTAGAACACCATGAATCGTCGGCAATTGTTCTAATGCAAAACCTGCTGGACACACACGGCGAGGTCCACGACCCTGTGAAGGGCTTGCATAATCACACCATACAGGATCGGTAATAAAGTTATAAGGCCCGATCTGAATCAATACCGTTGCATGCCCAACAAACCAAACTTGCCAATCATCTAAATCCGCCTGAGGACGATTTTGGGGCAATGCCACAGCTGTATTTACACGGGTATCGTATTCATTTTGAATATCAACGTTCCATGTAAAAGACTCACGCGTAACTAACCAACGTAATAGCTCTTTTGAGCCTCTAGCCGGCGATTTAGGCTGTTGGTTATAAAAACGTGTATCAGATTCACGCCCTGACTCGGGATGATAAAAAGGAGGTTTTATCCATGTATGCGTCCAACAGGACTGAGTCGGCAATTGATATGTTAATGTCGGCTTGTCTTTCATGGGCTTTTCTATGTTTTAGCATCGGCAGAATGGATGTGTTCAGGTTTCTATCTTAACAATTAAAACAAATTAAGCTATGGCACTTACACTTATTTATCATATAAATATCCCTTTTATTGTAGTCGTAGCCAACATAAGTTGAATTAGATTGCCATAAAAAATACATAGATGTGTTGGGTTTATGCGTCGATAATTACCATTCTTATTAAGAGCACTTGCATAACATAACAATCATTAGTCACGTGAAATGGCCAGAGAGTTACTCAATGTTGCCTTGGGAGGTCTTACTTTTCTAACTAAAAATATTTTGACAGCTTACTAGAACAAAATTTTTAGTAACACTTACAGCTGATTCATTCTGACAGAATTTATATTTTATAATATTAATGTACTCTTCTTCATTTTTGCATAATATGAGAATCTCCAACATTAATATTTAAAACATTTAAATATTTCTTTGATTAAGTAAAAATAATGTATTTAATCTCTAATAATTAATATATTTTATGAATTACTAGAACTTATATTTATATATTAAATGTTTAATGAAAATTAAAATTCCATTTATTTTATAAATACCTAAAGTACCTTCACGCTATATCCCTTTATGCTTTATACTTCACACAAATCATAGTAAGACATTTTTTGGATTAGTCTTATGGAACTACGCCATCTCCGATATTTCATTACCGTTGCTGAAGAATTAAATTTTAGTAAAGCCGCTCTTAAACTTTTTACAGCACAACCCTCCCTTAGCCAACAGATTAAAGATTTAGAAGAAGATGTTGGAGTACGACTTTTAAATCGCACTAAACGTAAAGTTGAGTTAACCGAAGAAGGTGTCGTCTTTTTAGAACATGCTCGTCTCACCCTTGCTCAAGCTGAAAAAGCAGTTGCTCTGGCACGACAGGTTTCTAAGGCTAAGCAGCAACTGTTACGTATTGGTTTTGTCCCCATTGCAGAAATGAAAATTTTCCCTTACGTTCTTCCTAATCTGCGATTACAGCACCCCGATCTCATCATTGAACTATCTAACCTAAACAATACTGAACAACTTAAATCCTTAAAAAAAGGTGAGTTAGACATTACCTTTACTCGAGAAAATACAGATACCGATGAGATCCAAAGCCAATTTGTTTTGACTGAACCTCTGATTTTTTTACTCCCAAAGAATCATCCACTTACTCAGTATGACCGAATTCCTGTCCATGCCTTACAAGGTGTTGACTTTATTATCCCTGCTGCCGAGCAGTCACAAACATTACATAACACTATTTTAGACTTTGCCAAAACTCACAATATTGACCTGAATATTGTCCAAAAAGCAGATAGCATGTTATTTAATATTAACTCTATTGGCTCTGGATTAGGTTGTACAATTTTACCTGCCTACGTTGCACCTTTAGGAATCAAAAATACAGTAGTTCGCCCGCTCGATATCGAGTTACCAACATTGGATTTATTCGTAAATTACCGTAAAAACTCACAGTCTTTAGGCGTCCAAAAATTCATTGACCAACTCACTAAAGTATTTCATCTGGATAAAAACTTAAATCACACTTAATCAAGAAAGCTATATTTTATTTTAAAGCTATGATTAATAAGAACACCTTTGTAAAAGGTATGAGTAAATAATATTTTTTATTTACTTTATACTTTTTATAAACAGTTTAGCCTGTACTTTGTTCTATTTTATCTAATCGGCAAAAGAAAATATCTCTTAAATACAATTTAAAATCTCGGAATAAAAACCATATAAAACTGGATATTATTTTAACCATTTAATAAAAAATAATATATTTTCTAGCTAGTAAAAGGAGATTAGGAAAATGGTTGCAGTATTTCAACATCTTGGACGTAGTGTACTAAACCGCCCTCATTTCTTTATTGCTTTATTCATGGGATTTATTACAGCAACTATTCTGACATGGTTAACCTCATGGAAATGGTCAACTGTTTTATTAGTCAGCTGGAATACTTCCATTAGTATATATTTACTACATGTTTGGCAGCTCATGAAAAGTGCTGATCATTCACAAATGCAGCAGCAAGCCCAAAAACAAGACGAAAGCAAATGGGTCATTATGCTGATTGTTTTATTGGCTCTAACCATGTGCCTAGTTGCTATTTTAATACAGCTCTCACAGCTTCCTTCTGAGCATTCTGCAAAGTTAGGACACGTCGCTTTAGCTTTACTCACCATTGTTTCTGCATGGCTTTTTATGCATACCGTTTTTGCTCTACATTATGCTCATGATTTTTACATGGCTTTATCTAGAAATGAAGAAAACGGTGGTTTAGATTTCCCAGGAACAAAACAGCCCACCTACCCTGATTTTCTATATTTTAGTTATATCATTGGGACTTCTGCTCAAACTGCCGATGTTTCGATAACCACCAAACATATGCGTCTTTTAAACTTATTTCACGCAGTGTTATCTTTTGGGTTTAATACCACCATTTTAGCGATCTGTATTAACGTTGCTGCTGGCTTTATTACTAACTAAAACTTGTATTTAAAAAATAAAAAAAGTCACCCAAATGGGTGACTCTGAACAGCATAGGTTTACAACAATGAACCCATAGTGCTTTGTTTTAAGCCTTCGCGTAGTTTGATAGTTTCAACATAACGCGTAATGGCAGGATGGGATTCAATCGCACCCATTTTCAATTGCCATAACAGCATTGCTCCGACACTTACATCTGCAGCAGTAAATTGTTCGCCACACACATACGGATTTGCTTCACTAAGCCCTAGTACTAAAGCTTTGTAAGCATCGTTGTAATCACCATAACCCACAAACATTTTTTGCTCAGGCGACACATCTATTCCGAGAGCTTTATCAACACCAGCAGCTTCCCATGGACCTGCCATCACAAATAACCAGCGATAGTACAAACCACGTTTAGGATCATCTAGTGCAGGAGCTAATCCCTTATCGAAAAATTTATCAGCCAGATAAGCACAGATTGCACCTAACTCATAAATCACGACATCACCATCTACCAATACTGGCACTTTCCCAAAAGGGTTAATTTTTAGATATTCTGGTGTTTTCATTTCAGTCTTGTATTCGACTTCAATACGTTCACACTCAACACCTAATTCGACTAAAAGCCAGTCGATCACAACACCACGTGATTCTTTGTTAGTATAAAGTTTAAGGCTCATTTTTATGGCTCCTTGTTTATCTTGGAACCTAGTCTACAAAACCTCTTTGTCAGTTTTTGTCAGTAGTCTGCGATTCTTGTGCCCACCACTGTTGAAATAGTTGTTGCTTAAATGATGGATATAATTCTTGGCTTAAACTCAGCTGTTGAATACGGTCGATTCTAAAATGTCTAAAATCCTGCCTGAGTTCACACCATGCAGCCAACACAATTTTGTCGTTAAAATATCCCAAGGCAAAAGGCCACAAGGTTCGGACACTACTTCGTTGCTGTTCATCATGATAATGCATCGAAATTTTGACTTGCTGGCGAATAGCTAAACGTACTTGTTCGACTTGATTTTCATCGACAGGCAGCCATGTATTAAATGCTCTTAAAGTCGTTTGCTGCAACAAATATTGCCGATGTTCAGGCAAAACAGAATTCAATTTAGCCAATATTGATGTAGATGCTGATTGTAACGCTTGATCTGGCACACTCTTCAACCAATACAACGCCAAAAAAATAGCTTCGACTTCATTTTCATTGAGTGTCATTGGTGGCAGTACAATATCTTCTTTCAGCTGAAAACCTATACCTGCCGATGCCTCAATGGCTACCCCTTGTTCACGTAAACTATCGATATCCCGATAGATACTTCGGACACTAATTCCAAGACGCTCAGCGAGAACTTGTGCGGTGATTGGGTAACGCGCTTCGCGAAGTTGTTGTAAAAGATTTAATAGACGAATAGAACGACTCATTTTTCTCTTCTTATTGTTTTTAAATTTGAATAAGGGGGAATTATATCCCCCTTGTACTGCTTTAAATTAAACTAGATCTACAGCAGGTAACTGAGCATAACCCTTTAAGAAATGATGAAGCTCTTGAACATCTTTGGCAATGGTTAAAGGCTGGAACTGTTGTAGCACTTCAACCGAATGCACGCCATAGCCAACACCAATACGCGGCATGTTTAACCGCTGAGCCATCTCAAGATCATAGCTACTATCACCAATCATTACCGCACGTTCAACACTCACACCAGTGACTGTTAATATCTCTTGCAACATGAGTGGATCTGGTTTCGATCGAGTTTCATTGGCCGCTCGAGTCACATCAAAAAGATGAGTACTCTGTGTTTTTGCGATTACACGATCTAGCCCACGACGGTTTTTACCCGTCGCGACTGCAAGTTTTAAACCTTGCGCTTTTAAATCATGTAAAAGCTCAGCAACACCATCGAACCATGCATCATTTGTAGAGTTAGCAATATAGTGATCACCATATGCTTTTAAAATTGAGTCATGTAACTCAGGTGCTTCTGGAAATAGGGTTTGCATAACTTCAGGCAAGCCTAAACCAATAATACTTTTTGCTGCTTCATCGGTTAAAGGCAATTCATGTTGTTCTGCAGCATGTTGCAAGCTAGCAACAATCTGTCCAACAGAGTTATATAAAGTCCCATCCCAGTCGAAAATAACTAATTCGGTTTTTAGACTCATTTTGCCACTCTCAAAGCCTTTAATAACTGGGTCATGTCTTCTGGCAACGGTGCTTCAATCGGTGGATAACCCGGAATATCTAAACGCATCGCATGTAAACATAGACGGCGTGCTTCAGGGCCAGTGTACGCAGTCGTATGTCCATATTTATCGTCACCAATCAGCGGGTGTCCAATGCTTAAACCGTGCACACGAATCTGATGAGTACGACCTGACAAAGGTGATGCATGGATCAATGTTGCATTTTTAAAGCGCTCTGCTACAACCCATTCAGTTTTACTTGGTTTGCCATCTTTAGTCACACGCACACGACGTTCGCCATTTGCCAACTCATATCGCAATAAAGGTGCATCAATCAGCTGTTTATCTAAGCTCACTTGACCTTTAACAATCGCAGCATAAGTTTTACGAATTTTGTGCTCACGCAACATATCTTGTAGTTGTTTTAATGTGCTACGTTTTTTACTAATCATGACCAGACCTGAAGTATCACGGTCAATACGATGAATAAGTTCTAAATATTTTTTGCCCGTCGCTGCACGTAATGCCTCAATCAGACCATATGCCATACCACTACCACCATGGACAGCAATGCCTGAAGGCTTGTTAACAACTAATAGACCTTCATCCTCATACACCACACGGCTTAATAAGCCTTGTGCCACACTGTCACTGACAGGAGCGGCTGTTTCATCTTTTTGTTCGTAACGAATTGGAGCAACACGAATCTGGTCGCCAATCTCAAGTTTAGTCTCAGCTTTTACACGTTTTTTATTTACTCGAACCTGACTTTCACGAATCAAACGATAAATACGACTTTTAGGTACACCTTTTAAACGCGAGAACAGGAAATTATCAATTCGCTGCCCTGCTTGATGTTCATCCACCTCAAACCAAGTGACACTTTGCCATTGCTGTGTAGAATTCATACTAATATTTAAACCTGAAATTTTGCTAAATTTGATTAATAAATGACCGTTTAGCTTAGTTTTTTCACAAGAAATCTAAGCTTAGCCCATAGGCAGATGCTGCAAGGTTTGATATAGTCAGCGCACGGATACCGCCGTAAGTGAACATCTAATAGGGAATTTCCCTGATTGAAACCTCAATCAAAATGATGCTTTCACCATCAGCTCGGATAGGTCCTAAAGAATTATGCCGACGCCGAAGGCTTATTATATCGGCAAAATGACAAACTGTTGCGTTTAATTCAGTTTGTTCAAAAAAATATGTTACCAACTCTAGTTGGTTATGGAACGTAAACTGATACACATCAGACAAATCGCTCCTTAAAGTTGCCTTCAGGCTAAAGCGTTGATGCATTGGAACTGCCGAAAGCACCGATACGATGAACATTCCGTATCAAACTTCCAAAAAGAAGTCACTTCGCGCTCAATGACAGTGAAAGT
This region of Acinetobacter sp. XS-4 genomic DNA includes:
- the katG gene encoding catalase/peroxidase HPI, with translation MSDESKCPFSGHTKPQVTIGGGTPSLHWWPKQLRVDLLNQHSERSNPLGKDFNYRQEFQKLDYYTLKADIKNVLTDSQDWWPADWGNYTGLFIRLAWHAAGTYRMGDGRGGAGRGQQRFAPLNSWPDNASLDKARRLLWPVKQKYGQKISWADLFILAGNIALESSGFRTFGFGAGREDVWEPDNDVNWGDEKEWLAHRNSEALEGSNLAATEMGLIYVNPEGPQASGDPKSAAPFIRATFGNMAMDDEEIVALIAGGHTLGKTHGAASADHVQADPEGGPIEQMGLGWSNSFGTGVGKDAITSGLEVIWSQTPTQWSNYFFENLFKYEWVQERSPAGAIQWVAADAEAIIPDPFDPSIKRKPTMLTTDLTLRFDPEFEKISRRFHNDPQAFANAFARAWFKLTHRDMGPKARYLGPEVPAEDLIWQDPLPVASVVPSATSIADAKAKIVALGLSAGELVSLGWASASTFRGGDKRGGANGARIALSPQRDWEVNQKAVTTLSKIEEIKASTQLSLADLIVLAGNIGVEQAAQAAGFNISVPFASGRVDALQSQTDVESFQLLLGLADGFRNWKKDGVSAATEALLIDKAQQLTLTAPELTALIGGLRVLGTNWDGSQHGVFSQQVGVLSTDFFTNLLDMSTVWAPVDSTSEVFEGKDRKTGTVKFTATRNDLVFGSNSILRALVEVYAQADGKEKFVQDFVAAWTKVMNLDRFDLA
- a CDS encoding HAD family hydrolase, with the translated sequence MKLALFDLDHTLLNTDSDHSWGEFLVNEGLVDPVHHRQMNDKFYEDYKAGQLDPYAYNEFVFGFLTKHDNNYLTELHQLFMQKVIRPQMRPKGFDAIKKHQDLGHTIVGITATSDFITAPIFREFGITEILATNAEVADGKYTGKVAGLACYQKGKLARLDGWLEGRSVSESWAYSDSINDRFLLEYATHAIAVNPDDRLEKLAQENNWDIQDWSLSSS
- the ptsP gene encoding phosphoenolpyruvate--protein phosphotransferase, which encodes MSNMQLDTLRRIVQEVNASVSLHESLDTMVNQVAEAMKVDVCSIYLLDERNQRYVLMASKGLNPESVGHVSLQLGEGLVGLVGQREEIVNLDNAPKHERFMYLPETGEEIYNSFLGVPVMYRRKVMGVLVVQNKLPQDFSEAAESFLVTLCAQLSGVIAHAHAVGNIDVFRKPSNGPAYKTFQGASGAGGVALGRAIILYPPADLASVPDREAEDISHELRLLDQAISSVRLEIRSLDEKMHDSLMAEERALFSVFLRMLDENALPAEIKELIRDGHWAQGAVRRVIEKHSALFAQMEDDYLRERVSDLKDLGRRILAFLQEEDSSHRELSPDSILIGEEISTAALVELPVDNIAAIVTSEGAANSHMVIVARALGIPTVVGVTELPVNTLDDAEMIVDAYQGRVFVNPPRRLRQRYKEIQKEDEQIAKDLKQYETKEAITPDGVSVQLYVNTGLMIDVVRGVQRGAQGVGLYRSEIPFMLRERFPGEEEQRAIYRQQLSHFANKPVVMRTLDIGADKDLPYFSIEEENSALGWRGIRFTLDHPEIFSSQIRAMLKASIGLNNLHILLPMVTTVSEVEEVLYLLERDWIAVQEEEQVKITKPKIGIMVEVPSVLLQIDEFAELVDFFSVGSNDLTQYLLAVDRNNPHVANVYSHFHPSILRALTRLVKECHDHKKPISICGEMAGDPLSAILLMAMGFNTLSMSSSNILRVRKAICHVPMTDAQKLLDDVMKMNNPLIVKSWLEYYFKTHGLADMVKSNRIVNV
- a CDS encoding MBL fold metallo-hydrolase yields the protein MKDKPTLTYQLPTQSCWTHTWIKPPFYHPESGRESDTRFYNQQPKSPARGSKELLRWLVTRESFTWNVDIQNEYDTRVNTAVALPQNRPQADLDDWQVWFVGHATVLIQIGPYNFITDPVWCDYASPSQGRGPRRVCPAGFALEQLPTIHGVLLSHNHYDHMDLATLEWLHKKFAMPIYTGLGNGFYLPKEFHVIEMDWWQEIPYHELRIIYTPAQHGSGRGLRDQNKALWGGFSVVAKTGHCFFAGDTGYAGHFKQIHTRYGAPRVALLPIGAYEPRKLMSYVHMNPQDAVHAHLDLQAHRSLAIHYRTFQLTDEDREDPEHALGQAIKASSKLANPFYCIREGHKLTV
- a CDS encoding RNA pyrophosphohydrolase, with translation MIDSEGFRPNVGIILANDDGQVLWAKRIGHNAWQFPQGGIQFGETPEQALFRELREEIGLLPEHVQIIAQTKGWLRYRLPHRYIRSDSDPVCIGQKQKWFLLKLTAHAKNIQLNLSDPPEFDEWQWVSYWYPLGQVVNFKRDVYRKAMVELCTQLPMQQLP